From the Musa acuminata AAA Group cultivar baxijiao chromosome BXJ3-7, Cavendish_Baxijiao_AAA, whole genome shotgun sequence genome, one window contains:
- the LOC103990890 gene encoding uncharacterized protein LOC103990890 — MRDFPSCFGESGIQVSDSSSGGAVKNAHNLVTYFYRARRGGRSCVVAVTWSKTLMGQGLTVGIDDGDGQCLCKVDIKPWLFSKRKGSKSLEVESSKVDIVWDLSAAKFGPGPEPLQGYYVAVVFDLQMVLLLGDLAKEAYRKTAAVPSTSNMAFVAKREHISGKNLYCTKAQFCDNGKAHDVVIECDTVGLKDPCLEIHIDKKRVMQVKRLAWKFRGNQTILIDGLPVEVFWDVHSWLFGVPGGNAVFMFQTCPSAEKLLPWFQGFKQSQLQGVGFSLILHAWKNE; from the coding sequence ATGAGGGATTTCCCTTCTTGTTTCGGCGAGAGCGGAATTCAGGTTTCGGACTCCTCGTCCGGCGGCGCCGTTAAGAACGCGCACAATCTGGTGACTTACTTCTACCGGGCGCGACGCGGCGGCCGTTCTTGCGTCGTCGCCGTTACGTGGAGCAAGACCCTGATGGGTCAAGGGTTGACTGTCGGGATCGACGATGGCGATGGCCAGTGTCTCTGTAAGGTGGACATCAAGCCGTGGCTTTTTTCCAAGAGGAAAGGGTCTAAGAGCTTGGAGGTGGAGAGTAGCAAGGTGGACATCGTATGGGACTTGTCTGCTGCCAAGTTTGGGCCGGGGCCTGAGCCTTTGCAAGGTTACTATGTTGCGGTTGTCTTTGATCTACAGATGGTCCTCTTGCTCGGTGATCTGGCCAAGGAGGCCTACCGTAAGACTGCCGCAGTCCCTTCCACTTCCAATATGGCCTTCGTAGCCAAGCGGGAACATATATCTGGCAAGAACCTCTACTGTACCAAGGCTCAGTTCTGCGACAATGGGAAAGCTCATGATGTTGTAATCGAGTGTGACACGGTTGGGCTTAAAGATCCATGCCTTGAGATACATATCGACAAGAAGCGGGTAATGCAAGTGAAGCGACTCGCTTGGAAGTTTCGTGGAAACCAGACAATCCTGATTGATGGACTCCCTGTAGAGGTGTTTTGGGATGTTCACAGCTGGCTCTTTGGTGTACCTGGCGGAAATGCTGTCTTCATGTTTCAAACTTGCCCCTCAGCTGAGAAGCTGTTGCCGTGGTTTCAGGGTTTCAAGCAGTCACAATTGCAAGGTGTTGGCTTTTCATTGATATTACACGCTTGGAAAAATGAATAG